One stretch of Mus pahari chromosome 5, PAHARI_EIJ_v1.1, whole genome shotgun sequence DNA includes these proteins:
- the Aim2 gene encoding interferon-inducible protein AIM2, producing MESEYREMLLLTGLDHITEEELKRFKYFALTEFQIARSTLNVADRTELADQLIQSAGAASAVTKAINIFQKLNYRHIANALEEKKKEAECKFMTNTKKRGTQKVENRSQAENCSAASATRSDKDVKEQAATEVCPQAKPQKKQMVAEQEAIREDLQKDPLVVMVLKAIITEQKDRILYGIHDKTGTMEVLVLGNPSKTKCEEGDKIRLTFFEVSKNGVKIQLKSGPCSFFKVIKAAKPKSGMKSVE from the exons ATGGAGAGCGAATACAGGGAAATGCTGTTGTTGACCGGCCTAGATCACATCACAGAGGAGGAACTGAAACGGTTCAAATATTTTGCTTTGACTGAGTTTCAGATTGCCAGGAGCACACTCAACGTTGCAGATAGGACAGAGTTAGCTGACCAACTGATTCAAAGTGCAGGTGCAGCGTCTGCGGTGACAAAGGCCATTAATATTTTCCAGAAGTTGAATTATAGGCATATTGCAAATGctcttgaagagaaaaagaaagaag CTGAATGTAAATTCATGACCAATACAAAGAAGAGAGGAACACAGAAGGTAGAAAATAGAAGTCAAGCTGAAAactgctctgctgcctctgccacccgcAGTGACAAAGATGTCAAGGAACAGGCTGCTACAGAAGTCTGTCCTCAAGCTAAG CCTCAGAAGAAACAGATGGTGGCAGAACAGGAAGCCATCAGAGAAGACTTACAGAAAGATCCACTTGTAGTCATGGTGCTGAAAGCTATA ATAACAGAGCAAAAAGATAGAATATTGTATGGTATACATGATAAAACAGGGACGATGGAGGTGTTGGTGCTGGGAAACCCAAGCAAAACAAAGTGCGAGGAAGGAGACAAGATCAGACTCACTTTCTTTGAGGTGTCAAAAAATGGAGTGAAAATTCAGTTGAAATCTGGACCTTGTAGCTTCTTTAAG GTTATTAAGGCTGCAAAACCAAAATCTGGGATGAAAAGTGTGGAGTGA